The Candidatus Rokuibacteriota bacterium genome segment GAAGCTGGGTCGGGCGGGTCGCGCCGCGCGAGGCCCGAGTGGCAGTTCGAGCCGAGGGGCTGCCGACGAGCCGCAGGCGAGGCCAGCGACGAGGCGAGACCCGAGTAGATAAGAACGAGGCGAGGCCCGAGTTGGTTGCGCGGGCGAAGCCCGCGCTGGAAAGAGGCAAGCGGTGGTTAGTGAGTAGAGCGGTGCGAGTGAATACATGAAAGTGAAGCCGTCGATCAAGGTGCGGTGCGAGAAGTGCAAGATCGTCCGGCGCGGAGGCGTCGTCCGGGTGATCTGCTCGAACCCGCGCCACAAGCAGCGCCAGGGATGAAAGTC includes the following:
- the rpmJ gene encoding 50S ribosomal protein L36, producing the protein MKVKPSIKVRCEKCKIVRRGGVVRVICSNPRHKQRQG